In Manis javanica isolate MJ-LG chromosome 9, MJ_LKY, whole genome shotgun sequence, one DNA window encodes the following:
- the MBD1 gene encoding methyl-CpG-binding domain protein 1 isoform X9 → MAEDWLDCPALGPGWKRREVFRKSGATCGRSDTYYQSPTGDRIRSKVELTRYLGPACDLTLFDFKQGILCYPAPKTSSLAIPSKKRKKASRPAKSRKRQVGSQRGEIRKEAPKDETKADADTAPASLPAPGCCENCGISFSGDGTQRQRLKTLCKDCRAQRIAFNREQRMFKRVGCGECTACLVTADCGACSTCLLQLPHDVASGLFCKCERRRCLRIVERSRGCGVCRGCQTREDCGRCRVCLRPPRPGLRRQWKCIQRRCLRHLAHRLRRHHQRCQRHPPLPVAPPAGKRGHHRGGCDTKMTARQLPQTQPPPPIPPSQPPESPELHPRALAPSPPAEFIYYCVDEDELQPYTNRRQNRKCGACAACLRRMDCGHCDFCCDKPKFGGSNQKRQKCRWRQCLQFAMKRLLPSVQAGSEEGAGPPPPCPHRKRPGSTHRLRLGQTLKAPLATPTVLPDHAQTPVKQETDSGFVLPPPGTDLVFLREGASSPVQVPGPAPASTEALLQEAQCPGLTWVVALPQVKQEKADAQDDWTPGTASLTSPVLLPGCPSKAVDPGLPPVKQEPPDPEEDKEESKDDSASDSAPEEEAGGTGTPVITEIFSLGGTRLRDTAVWLPRLRKLLTVNENEYFAELQLKEEAL, encoded by the exons ATGGCTGAGGACTGGCTGGactgcccagccctgggccctggctggAAGCGTCGTGAGGTCTTTCGAAAGTCAGGAGCCACCTGCGGACGCTCAGATACCTATTACCAAAG ccccacaGGAGATAGGATCCGAAGCAAAGTTGAGCTGACCCGATACCTCGGCCCTGCGTGCGACCTCACCCTCTTCGACTTCAAACAAGGCATCTTGTGCTATCCAGCTCCCAAG ACCAGTTCCTTGGCCATCCCCAGCAAGAAGCGTAAGAAGGCTTCAAGGCCAGCCAAGTCTCGGAAACGTCAGGTTGGATCCCAGAGGGGTGAGATCAGGAAGGAGGCCCCAAAGGATGAAACCAAGGCTGATGCTGACACAGCCCCAGCTTCACTCCCTGCACCTGG GTGCTGTGAAAATTGTGGAATCAGCTTCTCAGGGGATGGTACCCAAAGGCAGCGGCTCAAGACACTTTGCAAGGACTGCCGAG CACAGCGAATTGCTTTCAACCGGGAGCAGAGGATGTTTAAG CGTGTGGGCTGCGGGGAGTGTACAGCCTGCCTGGTAACTGCGGACTGCGGGGCCTGTTCCACCTGCCTTCTGCAGCTGCCCCATGATGTGGCCTCGGGGCTGTTCTGCAAGTGTGAGAGGAGACGGTGCCTCCGGATTGTGGAAAGG AGCCGAGGGTGTGGAGTATGCCGGGGCTGTCAGACCCGAGAGGACTGTGGCCGTTGCCGAGTCTGCCTTCGCCCTCCACGCCCTGGTCTCAGGCGCCAGTGGAAGTGTATCCAGCGGCGCTGCCTAAGG CACCTTGCCCACCGGCTTCGTCGCCACCATCAGCGATGTCAACGACACCCTCCCCTACCTGTGGCTCCCCCCGCT GGTAAACGTGGCCACCACAGGGGAGGCTGTGACACCAAGATGACTGCCAGGCAGCTTCCCCAAACCCAGCCCCCACCTCCGATTCCTCCATCGCAGCCTCCAGAGTCACCAGAGCTG CACCCCAGAGCCCTGGCCCCCTCGCCACCTGCCGAGTTCATCTATTACTGTGTAGACGAGGACGAGCTA CAGCCTTACACGAATCGCCGACAGAACCGCAAGTGTGGGGCCTGTGCAGCCTGCCTACGGCGGATGGACTGTGGCCACTGCGACTTCTGCTGTGACAAGCCCAAATTTGGGGGCAGCAACCAGAAGCGCCAGAAGTGTCGTTGGCGCCAGTGCCTGCAGTTTGCCATG AAGCGGCTGCTGCCAAGTGTCCAGGCAGGGTctgaggaaggggcagggccGCCCCCACCTTGCCCTCATCGAAAGAGGCCTGGCTCTACTCATCGGCTCCGTCTGGGCCAGACCCTGAAGGCCCCCTTGGCCACACCCACAGTCCTGCCAGACCATGCTCAGACTCCAGTGAAGCAGGAAACAGACAGTGGCTTTGTGCTGCCCCCACCTGGCACTGACCTTGTGTTTTTACGGGAAGGTGCAAGCAGTCCCGTGCAGGTGCCTGGCCCTGCGCCAGCTTCCACAGAAGCCCTGCTGCAG GAGGCGCAGTGCCCTGGCCTGACTTGGGTTGTGGCCTTACCTCAGGTGAAGCAAGAGAAGGCGGATGCCCAGGATGACTGGACACCGGGCACAGCCAGCCTGACTTCTCCTGTATTGCTGCCTGGCTGCCCCAGCAAG GCAGTAGACCCAGGCCTGCCACCTGTGAAGCAAGAGCCACCTGACCCTGAGGAGGACAAGGAAGAGAGCAAGGATGACTCTGCCTCCGATTCAGCcccagaggaggaggcaggagggactGGCACGCCTGTG ATCACGGAGATTTTCAGCCTGGGTGGAACCCGCCTCCGGGACACAGCAGTCTGGTTGCCAAG